A window of Microcystis aeruginosa FD4 contains these coding sequences:
- a CDS encoding LLM class flavin-dependent oxidoreductase — protein sequence MPLQFGIWAPVCGGWLRVINPERNWSICDLVELAVQADRVGYDFYYIPEHYLNAVHGPDHDVTDAWLTAGAVSLATQEIKIVTAVQPGFKLPAVVAKLSAALQNQPDGGRFGLSGIAGWWQLEVESYGDVWLSHGDRYARLEEYLQIIRGLWTTADFNYRGKYYTITQGILAERPTPLPLVFMAGESERAIDLAARLGDYLFINADDLEKTAALVEKVKRWTSDRYQRQIQVAMSAFAIVRPTTVEAESRLDKIYRSADTGKIRYFQQQIDANAVAHNKLDIGQTIEANLGLSARFVGDPQTVIRRLRDYESIGVDLIIFKFEFTREDALYFHQQVIDRYSHPYPLISR from the coding sequence ATGCCGCTTCAGTTTGGAATTTGGGCCCCCGTTTGTGGTGGATGGTTGCGAGTGATTAATCCGGAGAGAAATTGGTCGATTTGCGATCTGGTCGAGTTGGCCGTTCAAGCCGATCGAGTGGGTTATGATTTCTACTACATTCCCGAACACTATCTCAATGCGGTACACGGGCCGGATCATGACGTAACTGACGCTTGGCTCACGGCCGGCGCGGTGAGTTTAGCGACCCAAGAGATTAAAATCGTCACGGCCGTACAACCGGGGTTTAAATTGCCCGCAGTGGTGGCCAAGCTAAGTGCCGCTCTCCAGAATCAACCCGATGGAGGCCGGTTCGGTTTGAGCGGGATCGCGGGGTGGTGGCAACTAGAAGTGGAAAGCTACGGTGATGTTTGGCTCTCCCACGGCGATCGCTACGCTAGATTAGAAGAATATCTTCAGATTATTCGGGGATTATGGACGACTGCCGATTTTAATTATCGGGGCAAATATTACACGATCACCCAGGGCATTTTAGCCGAGCGACCGACACCGCTTCCTCTCGTTTTTATGGCGGGAGAATCGGAACGAGCGATCGATCTAGCGGCTCGTTTGGGGGATTATCTTTTTATTAATGCGGATGATCTGGAAAAAACGGCCGCGCTGGTGGAGAAGGTAAAACGATGGACGAGCGATCGCTATCAACGGCAGATTCAAGTAGCGATGAGCGCTTTCGCCATTGTCCGCCCTACCACGGTCGAAGCCGAGTCCAGACTAGACAAGATTTATCGCTCTGCCGACACTGGAAAAATTCGTTATTTCCAACAACAAATCGATGCCAATGCAGTAGCCCACAATAAACTAGATATCGGTCAAACGATCGAGGCAAATCTTGGCCTCTCGGCTCGATTTGTCGGCGATCCACAGACGGTGATCCGTCGCTTGAGAGACTACGAATCTATCGGGGTTGACCTGATTATCTTCAAGTTTGAATTCACCCGGGAAGATGCTCTCTATTTTCATCAACAGGTGATCGATCGATACTCACACCCCTATCCTTTAATTTCTCGGTGA
- a CDS encoding class I SAM-dependent methyltransferase, whose amino-acid sequence MSDSSHKQPICCPISGSSDIVAVEKISVKNLSQLYQKILNGNDIISEFTGSEEIDLYHCPESDLYFFYPMITGTEKFYEKLQKFDWYYLEEKNEYDYASKLIKPSDCVLEIGCGKGAFAQKIDSQNYTGLEFSQKAKDLAKGGVNIINESIQDHAVYSPKKYDVVCAFQVLEHIGDVHSFIESSIACLKPGGILIFSVPSYDSFSKYVSNFFLDMPPHHVTRWTDTSLKNLTKYFPIENLEISHEPLQEVHKSFYATTIVKLALFKFLGKDIRNIDFGITYKILDIVSRMIGKIFAKGLISSELFPRGISVVSVYRKI is encoded by the coding sequence ATGTCAGATTCTAGCCATAAACAGCCGATATGTTGTCCGATAAGTGGAAGCTCAGATATTGTTGCAGTTGAAAAAATATCTGTCAAGAATTTATCCCAGCTTTATCAAAAAATACTTAACGGCAATGATATAATTTCCGAGTTTACTGGTAGCGAAGAAATAGACTTATATCACTGTCCTGAATCCGATCTTTATTTCTTTTATCCAATGATAACGGGAACGGAAAAATTTTACGAAAAGCTACAGAAGTTTGACTGGTATTACCTAGAGGAAAAAAATGAATATGATTACGCCAGTAAGTTGATTAAACCTTCCGATTGTGTCTTAGAGATAGGCTGTGGAAAAGGAGCTTTTGCTCAAAAGATAGATAGCCAAAACTATACAGGTCTTGAATTCAGTCAGAAAGCAAAAGACCTAGCTAAGGGTGGTGTTAACATAATCAATGAATCAATTCAAGATCACGCTGTTTACTCACCCAAAAAATATGATGTAGTTTGTGCTTTTCAAGTGCTAGAACACATAGGAGATGTTCACTCTTTTATAGAATCTAGCATTGCCTGCCTGAAACCAGGGGGAATTTTGATATTTTCAGTTCCCAGTTATGATTCATTTAGCAAATATGTATCCAACTTTTTTCTTGATATGCCACCTCATCATGTTACGCGGTGGACTGATACAAGCTTAAAAAATCTAACGAAATACTTTCCCATTGAAAATCTAGAAATTTCGCATGAACCATTACAAGAAGTTCACAAATCATTTTATGCGACAACTATTGTCAAATTGGCATTGTTTAAGTTTCTTGGAAAAGATATAAGGAACATCGATTTTGGCATTACCTATAAAATCCTAGATATAGTTAGTAGAATGATAGGAAAGATTTTTGCTAAAGGTTTGATTTCTTCCGAATTATTTCCTCGAGGAATATCTGTGGTGAGTGTTTATCGTAAAATTTAG
- a CDS encoding class I SAM-dependent methyltransferase, whose protein sequence is MKLLNFGCGSTFHPAWVNIDIASSSPEVREYDIRKNLPYPDAEFDACYSSHVLEHFQQDEAKKLLTECYRILKCKGVIRVVVPDLEAITREYLSTLEKVDSGIKEAEPNYDWMMLELYDQTVRGVGGGKMKDFLLNPIINNKDFVRYRIGVEAQKFWEIPPDQKSLIERIMAKSPAWFLQKLRIIIAKYLVALVAGNQAKKSFEEGIFRNSGEIHLWMYDRYSLKRLLEQVGFIDVRVCRADDSRIPDFNSYGLDMIEGKIRKPDSLFMEAMKPER, encoded by the coding sequence ATGAAACTCTTAAATTTTGGCTGTGGCTCTACTTTTCATCCCGCTTGGGTGAATATTGATATAGCGTCATCTTCACCAGAAGTTAGAGAATATGATATTCGTAAAAACTTGCCCTACCCAGATGCTGAATTTGATGCCTGTTATAGTTCCCATGTCTTAGAACACTTTCAACAAGATGAGGCAAAAAAACTGCTAACTGAATGTTACCGAATTCTTAAATGTAAGGGTGTAATAAGAGTCGTTGTCCCTGATCTCGAAGCAATAACTAGAGAATATTTGTCCACTTTAGAAAAAGTCGATTCAGGGATTAAAGAAGCAGAACCTAACTATGACTGGATGATGCTGGAGCTTTATGATCAAACTGTTCGCGGTGTTGGCGGAGGTAAAATGAAAGATTTTTTGCTAAACCCCATTATTAATAATAAAGATTTCGTGCGTTATCGAATTGGTGTGGAAGCGCAAAAGTTTTGGGAAATTCCACCTGATCAAAAGTCCCTGATCGAGAGAATAATGGCTAAGAGTCCCGCTTGGTTTTTACAGAAACTGAGAATTATCATAGCTAAATATCTAGTAGCACTTGTGGCAGGAAATCAAGCTAAAAAATCTTTTGAAGAGGGGATATTTCGGAATTCAGGGGAAATTCATCTTTGGATGTATGACCGCTATTCCTTAAAGCGGCTGCTGGAGCAAGTGGGATTTATTGATGTGCGTGTTTGTCGTGCTGATGATAGTAGAATACCAGATTTTAATAGTTACGGTTTAGATATGATAGAGGGCAAAATTCGCAAACCAGACTCTTTATTTATGGAGGCCATGAAACCCGAGAGATAA
- a CDS encoding LysR family transcriptional regulator, which translates to MTLNHLKILKTVDDSGSFSKAAYQLGYSQSLISKKVKQLEDYFGVLLVNRSPGSIKLTNQGRKLISQTFPVIETVETLQREFQLTLSADGEDLILGATPLIVEVWLKHYWRRFQLCFPSRNIQEISLSAQGLLAESSPKNIDIMLNSFSAYKDKHHCTRLTTHRFQLISFGKNDLFPGKKSIKISDINPTDLLLLDEIYQELCKNQVVLNYLRDVRIIESYQELLDSLKKSHKSTILPDFCQFNSLLNYPASIIPIQDVNEYGVYLHVPHFSELLILGESLVRSFRIDQDDLAISPQPNLIFASDTLPTKNILRVGIQRDSIGQFIASYGVKYVFDLQRESNEQPIFQKNIEIDRNFTLQIVEFACGEQMNQQMKRGDLDICILDDISLLNNGTIFFNNLSFGSKLIGIASYNIFGEDMRILLPKDSPIATVPELRGKRISTLFGSNAHRFIITLFNLYGLEISRDCHLVNEDPHTASMSLRKKQIDAHVCCDTFTSIFQEYVSAKKLPLDQNFGLRIPSLRGIVCRSRFLKENPKLVIAYLQDLVIANHWFHSDSARAIKLLNDVTVVCPDRVFQFFAPGSGNHTDPTLKPQWSWLLKTLNRRLDGQYGISLFDVDFWMDDYFLRLVYNLLELDYHFHQVSFSSQLSNGYFPEEKFNRYAQVL; encoded by the coding sequence ATTACCCTAAATCACCTGAAAATTCTCAAGACGGTCGATGATTCTGGTAGCTTTTCTAAAGCGGCCTATCAATTGGGCTATAGTCAATCATTAATTAGCAAAAAAGTCAAGCAATTAGAGGATTATTTTGGAGTATTGCTAGTTAATCGCTCCCCTGGCTCGATCAAACTAACCAATCAGGGTAGAAAGCTAATTTCTCAAACCTTTCCGGTGATAGAAACTGTGGAAACCCTTCAACGAGAGTTTCAGCTGACCTTAAGTGCCGACGGAGAAGACTTAATTCTCGGTGCTACCCCTTTAATTGTAGAAGTCTGGTTAAAACATTACTGGCGACGATTTCAGCTTTGCTTTCCAAGTCGAAATATTCAAGAGATTTCCCTATCCGCTCAAGGTTTATTGGCCGAATCCTCGCCCAAAAACATTGATATTATGCTCAACAGTTTCTCCGCTTATAAAGATAAACATCATTGTACTAGACTAACTACCCACCGCTTCCAACTGATTTCTTTCGGTAAGAATGATCTATTTCCTGGCAAAAAATCGATTAAAATCTCAGATATAAACCCAACCGACTTGCTTCTTTTAGATGAAATTTATCAAGAGCTTTGTAAAAATCAAGTTGTATTAAACTATCTAAGGGATGTACGAATCATTGAAAGTTATCAAGAACTTCTCGATTCTCTGAAAAAAAGCCATAAATCAACTATCCTGCCTGATTTTTGCCAATTTAATTCACTCTTGAATTATCCAGCATCGATAATACCTATACAGGATGTCAACGAATATGGAGTCTATCTGCACGTCCCTCATTTTAGCGAGCTATTAATATTAGGAGAAAGTTTGGTTAGAAGTTTTCGCATCGATCAGGATGATTTAGCAATTTCCCCTCAACCGAATCTTATTTTTGCCAGCGATACTTTGCCAACGAAAAATATACTCAGAGTTGGAATTCAACGGGATTCGATCGGACAGTTTATCGCCAGCTATGGAGTTAAATATGTTTTCGATCTACAGCGAGAGTCCAACGAACAACCAATTTTTCAGAAAAATATCGAGATCGATCGAAATTTTACCTTACAGATCGTTGAATTCGCTTGTGGTGAACAAATGAATCAACAAATGAAAAGAGGAGATTTAGATATCTGTATTTTAGACGATATTTCTCTTTTAAACAATGGTACTATTTTTTTTAACAATCTAAGTTTCGGTTCTAAACTAATCGGGATTGCCTCTTATAATATTTTCGGTGAAGATATGAGGATTCTGCTTCCTAAAGACTCTCCAATCGCCACAGTTCCAGAACTAAGAGGCAAGCGTATTTCCACCTTATTTGGTTCCAATGCGCATCGATTTATTATCACTCTTTTTAACCTGTACGGACTGGAGATCAGTCGAGATTGTCACTTGGTTAATGAAGATCCACATACGGCAAGTATGAGCTTGAGAAAAAAACAAATAGATGCCCATGTATGTTGTGATACTTTTACTTCTATTTTTCAAGAATACGTTTCAGCCAAAAAATTACCCCTAGATCAAAATTTCGGTTTAAGAATTCCTTCCCTTAGAGGCATTGTTTGTCGATCGCGGTTTCTCAAAGAAAACCCCAAACTTGTTATCGCTTACCTACAGGACTTGGTAATCGCCAATCATTGGTTTCATTCGGATTCCGCAAGAGCGATCAAGTTGTTAAACGATGTAACAGTGGTTTGTCCTGATCGGGTATTTCAGTTCTTCGCTCCTGGCTCTGGAAACCACACCGATCCCACCCTAAAACCCCAATGGTCTTGGCTATTAAAAACCCTCAATCGTAGGTTAGATGGACAATACGGTATCTCATTATTTGACGTAGATTTTTGGATGGACGATTATTTTTTACGGCTAGTCTATAATTTACTCGAACTAGATTACCATTTCCATCAGGTTTCTTTTTCGAGCCAACTCTCTAATGGTTATTTTCCAGAGGAAAAATTTAATCGGTACGCTCAAGTTCTATAA
- the ssuD gene encoding FMNH2-dependent alkanesulfonate monooxygenase — MQLLWFIPTHGDGRYLGTAIGGRSVTFAYMLQIARAVDDLGYTGALLPTGRSCEDAWIVASTLVTHTRQMRFLVAVRPGLVSPGVAARMAATFDRLSEGRLLINVVTGGDPVELAGDGVHLNHDARYRLTDEFLTVWRQLLSKPNTDFQGDYLRIEGGKVLFPPVQKPHPPLWFGGSSPIAHEIAAKHVDVYLTWGEPPSAVAEKIITVRRLAEARGRTLRFGIRLHVIVRETASEAWEAAETLIRYVDEEAIATAQNAYARMDSEGQRRMSQLHNGSRAALEISPNLWAGVGLVRGGAGTALVGDADTVARRLLEYRDLGIETFILSGYPHLEEAYRAAELLFPRLPVESAPIRPQPVQVLAPFGEIVANI, encoded by the coding sequence ATGCAATTACTCTGGTTTATCCCGACCCACGGCGACGGACGTTATCTGGGAACGGCGATCGGCGGGAGAAGCGTTACTTTCGCATATATGTTGCAGATTGCGCGTGCCGTAGACGATTTAGGCTACACGGGTGCGCTTTTACCGACCGGGCGTTCCTGCGAGGACGCGTGGATCGTCGCTTCCACCCTTGTCACGCACACGCGACAGATGCGCTTTCTCGTGGCGGTGCGGCCGGGGTTAGTTTCTCCTGGGGTGGCGGCGAGAATGGCGGCCACTTTTGATCGCCTTTCCGAGGGGCGCTTACTAATTAACGTCGTCACGGGAGGCGATCCAGTGGAATTGGCGGGAGATGGCGTACATTTAAACCATGATGCTCGCTACCGTCTAACCGATGAATTTCTAACGGTATGGCGACAACTATTATCGAAACCGAACACGGACTTTCAAGGCGATTACCTGCGGATCGAGGGAGGAAAAGTCCTGTTTCCCCCCGTACAGAAGCCCCACCCACCCCTTTGGTTCGGTGGCTCCTCGCCCATCGCCCACGAGATCGCCGCTAAACACGTCGATGTCTATCTGACCTGGGGCGAACCCCCGTCCGCGGTGGCCGAAAAAATCATCACCGTGCGCCGTTTAGCCGAGGCCCGCGGTCGGACGCTCCGATTCGGCATTCGTTTACACGTTATCGTCCGGGAAACGGCCAGCGAAGCTTGGGAGGCGGCGGAGACATTGATCCGCTATGTAGACGAGGAAGCGATCGCCACCGCCCAAAACGCCTACGCGCGCATGGACTCGGAAGGGCAACGGCGGATGAGTCAATTGCACAACGGCAGTCGCGCCGCCTTGGAAATTAGCCCCAATCTCTGGGCCGGGGTGGGTTTGGTACGCGGGGGGGCGGGAACCGCTCTCGTGGGGGATGCGGATACGGTAGCGCGCCGTCTGCTCGAATACCGAGATCTCGGTATCGAGACGTTTATTCTCTCCGGTTATCCCCATCTAGAGGAAGCCTACCGGGCTGCCGAACTGTTGTTTCCCCGTTTACCAGTAGAGAGCGCGCCGATCCGACCCCAACCCGTTCAGGTTCTCGCTCCTTTCGGCGAGATCGTTGCCAATATCTAA
- a CDS encoding glycosyltransferase family 2 protein, which produces MTDFPLTTPVALLIFNRPDTTARVFEAIRQAKPPKLLVVADGPRPDRADDIEKCKAARAVIEGVDWDCEVLTNYSDLNLGCKKRVSSGLDWVFEIVEEAIILEDDCLPHPSFFRFCQGLLDYYRNDKRIMAISGDNFQLGRKRTEYSYYFSRYNHIWGWATWRRAWQYYDVKMKLWQEVRDGNWLESILGETQAMKYWRKIFQTAYDNKVDTWDYPWTFACWIQNGLTILPNQNLVSNIGFGEGATHTVNSVHLLANIPVKAMIFPLKHPPFIMRDTIFDSFSQKNIFQRNRIVTVREKLRNKLQSWN; this is translated from the coding sequence ATGACTGACTTCCCACTGACCACTCCTGTCGCCTTGCTAATTTTTAATCGACCAGACACGACGGCGAGGGTGTTTGAAGCCATCCGTCAGGCTAAACCACCTAAGTTATTAGTGGTTGCCGATGGTCCGCGTCCAGATAGAGCCGATGATATTGAGAAGTGTAAAGCGGCTCGTGCTGTTATCGAGGGTGTGGATTGGGATTGTGAGGTGTTGACGAATTATTCTGATTTAAATTTAGGTTGTAAGAAGCGGGTATCAAGTGGTTTAGATTGGGTTTTTGAGATAGTTGAAGAGGCGATTATTCTTGAAGATGATTGCTTACCACATCCTAGTTTTTTTCGATTTTGTCAGGGATTGCTTGATTATTATCGAAATGATAAAAGAATCATGGCTATTTCAGGGGATAATTTTCAGCTTGGTAGAAAGCGCACGGAGTACAGTTACTATTTTTCTCGCTATAACCACATTTGGGGTTGGGCAACTTGGAGGAGAGCGTGGCAATATTATGATGTTAAAATGAAGCTATGGCAAGAAGTTCGTGATGGTAACTGGCTTGAGTCTATTTTGGGAGAAACTCAGGCTATGAAATACTGGAGGAAGATTTTTCAAACTGCCTATGATAATAAAGTTGATACTTGGGATTATCCCTGGACTTTTGCCTGTTGGATTCAAAATGGTCTAACCATCTTGCCGAATCAGAACTTAGTTAGTAATATTGGGTTTGGCGAGGGTGCTACTCATACTGTTAATAGTGTACATCTTTTGGCTAATATACCTGTAAAAGCCATGATTTTTCCCTTAAAACATCCCCCCTTTATAATGAGAGATACGATTTTTGATAGTTTTTCACAAAAAAACATCTTTCAAAGAAATAGAATCGTTACCGTTAGAGAAAAGTTACGAAATAAGTTACAATCATGGAATTAA
- a CDS encoding glycosyltransferase family 2 protein, whose amino-acid sequence MTDFPLTTPVALLIFNRPDTTARVFEAIRQAKPPKLLVVADGPRPDRADDIEKCKAARAVIEGVDWDCEVLTNYSDINLGCKNRVSSGLNWVFDTVEEAIILEDDCVSAPTFFRFCEELLEYYRHDQRIAVISGNNFQFGKKRTDYSYYFSRYNHCWGWATWRRAWQYYDGEMKHWPQVRDGDWLTAILEETQAVKYWTKIFQATYDNKNDSWAYRWTFSCWIQNGLTILPNHNLVSNIGFGEGATHTATKNSRLANISRQEMIFPLKHPPFILRDVSLDKFTHNSVFKAKSFSLQQLSYRVRWEVSGFREQGTRNREQ is encoded by the coding sequence ATGACTGACTTCCCACTGACCACTCCTGTCGCCTTGCTAATTTTTAATCGACCAGACACGACGGCGAGGGTGTTTGAAGCCATCCGTCAGGCTAAACCACCTAAGTTATTAGTAGTTGCCGATGGTCCGCGTCCAGATAGAGCCGATGATATTGAGAAGTGTAAAGCGGCTCGTGCTGTTATCGAGGGTGTGGATTGGGATTGTGAGGTGTTGACGAATTATTCTGATATTAACCTGGGATGCAAGAATCGAGTATCCAGTGGATTAAATTGGGTTTTTGACACGGTAGAAGAAGCGATTATACTTGAGGATGATTGTGTATCCGCCCCGACCTTTTTTCGATTTTGCGAGGAACTGTTAGAATACTATAGACATGACCAGCGAATCGCGGTGATATCGGGAAATAATTTTCAGTTTGGCAAAAAACGCACAGACTACAGCTATTACTTTTCCCGTTATAATCATTGCTGGGGTTGGGCGACTTGGCGACGAGCATGGCAGTATTATGATGGTGAAATGAAACATTGGCCACAAGTGAGAGATGGTGATTGGTTGACCGCCATTTTAGAAGAAACTCAGGCTGTCAAATACTGGACTAAGATTTTTCAAGCTACTTATGATAATAAAAATGATAGCTGGGCTTATCGATGGACATTTTCCTGTTGGATTCAAAATGGTCTAACCATCTTGCCGAATCACAACTTAGTTAGTAATATTGGGTTTGGCGAGGGTGCTACTCATACAGCAACGAAAAATAGTCGATTGGCTAATATTTCTAGACAAGAGATGATTTTTCCCCTAAAACATCCCCCCTTTATCCTCCGTGACGTATCCTTAGATAAATTTACTCATAATAGTGTTTTTAAAGCTAAATCATTTAGCTTACAGCAGTTATCTTATAGAGTGAGGTGGGAAGTCTCTGGTTTTAGGGAACAGGGAACGAGGAACAGGGAACAGTAG